The following proteins come from a genomic window of Sorghum bicolor cultivar BTx623 chromosome 3, Sorghum_bicolor_NCBIv3, whole genome shotgun sequence:
- the LOC8062455 gene encoding signal recognition particle subunit SRP72, with protein sequence MPPKSKAAAAAAEPVAVEDLFTSIHRHIEAGAFEQAAKVADQVLKAAPGDEDAVRCKVVAYIKADEIDKAFAAIRAAERLPIDLSYYKAYCCYRQNKLQEALELLRGQEETSAVLQLESQIFYRLGRMNDCMSSYEKLQKFKIDSMDLKINIIAALVAAGRASEVQAAMKAHKVDLTTRALRDTRSFELAYNSACSLIENKKYSEAKEQLDLAKRIGKEELMVEDYGDVEIEYELAPVSAQLAYVQQLQGQSQEALQTYLNMINGQSADPSSLAVATTNLISLKGTKDTADSLKKLDRLIGTTTAPNQLHLVENLDFKLSPRQKEALYSARVLLLLHANKTDQAHELVSGLLGMFPDSVFPVLLQAAVHVKEKKVQKAEDVLSQYAEKNPENSKGLLLALAQIAANANHFQLAADSLCRIPDIQHMPATVATLVALKERLGDSNAAASVLDSAIHWWKNSMTEDNKLDMLTREAASFKLSHGHDEEACLLYEELVKSHGSIEALAGLVMTSARTNLEKAEQYEKKLKPLPGLKGVNVESLEKTSGARHVEGPQDMKVDVPEEVKKQKAKKRKRKPRYPKGFDPANPGPPPDPERWLPRRERSSYRPKRKDKRAQVRGAQGAVSRETAATNAGGSSKGSQTTSSSKTPAANTDQPKTSNKSRKKKSRS encoded by the exons ATGCCGCCCAAATCgaaggcggccgccgccgccgcggagccGGTAGCCGTCGAGGACCTCTTCACCTCGATTCACCGCCACATCGAGGCCGGTGCTTTCGAACAGGCCGCCAAGGTCGCCGACCAAG TTCTCAAGGCGGCTCCAGGGGATGAGGACGCGGTGCGATGCAAGGTGGTGGCATACATCAAGGCCGACGAGATCGACAAGGCGTTCGCCGCGATCCGCGCCGCCGAGCGCCTCCCGATCGACCTCAGCTACTACAAG GCCTACTGCTGCTACAGGCAAAACAAACTGCAAGAAGCTCTGGAGCTTTTAAGAGGTCAAGAAGAAACTTCAGCTGTTCTCCAGCTGGAATCCCAGATCTTTTACCGGCTAGGAAGAATGAATGATTGCATGAGTAGCTATGAGAAGCTTCAGAAATTTAAAATTGACTCAATGGATCTGAAGATAAATATCATTGCTGCTCTGGTTGCTGCTGGAAGGGCTTCTGAGGTGCAGGCAGCTATGAAGGCACATAAGGTTGATCTTACCACAAGAGCACTCAGGGATACTCGTAGCTTTGAGCTCGCATACAATTCTGCTTGCTCCTTGATAGAAAACAAGAAGTACTCTGAAGCCAAGGAGCAGTTGGACTTGGCGAAAAG AATTGGGAAAGAAGAGCTTATGGTGGAAGACTATGGCGATGTGGAGATTGAATATGAATTAGCTCCTGTGTCTGCTCAGCTTGCTTATGTGCAGCAG CTACAAGGACAATCTCAAGAAGCTCTGCAAACCTATCTTAATATGATAAATGGGCAGTCAGCTGATCCATCATCACTTGCTGTGGCAACAACAAACCTTATTTCACTAAAAGGTACAAAAGATACTGCAGATAGCTTGAAGAAGCTTGATCGGCTTATTGGAACAACTACAGCTCCAAACCAGTTACATCTTGTTGAAAACCTTGACTTCAAGTTATCCCCTAGGCAGAAAGAAGCTCTTTATTCTGCACGTGTTCTTCTACTGCTCCATGCAAATAAAACTGATCAG GCACATGAGTTGGTCAGTGGACTGCTTGGTATGTTTCCAGATAGTGTATTCCCTGTTTTACTTCAAGCCGCTGTTCATGTGAAAGAAAAGAAGGTTCAGAAAGCTGAAGATGTTCTTAGCCAGTATGCTGAGAAGAATCCTGAGAATTCTAAAGGGCTTCTCCTTGCACTTGCTCAGATTGCTGCTAATGCCAACCATTTTCAGCTTGCTGCTGACTCACTATGCAGAATACCTGACATCCAGCACATGCCTGCAACAGTTGCTACATTAGTGGCTCTTAAAGAGCGCCTAGGTGACTCCAATGCTGCAGCTTCTGTACTTGATTCTGCTATCCACTGGTGGAAGAATTCCATGACCGAGGATAACAAATTAGATATGTTAACACGGGAGGCTGCTTCATTTAAGCTCAGTCATGGACATGATGAAGAGGCTTGTTTGTTGTACGAGGAACTCGTGAAGAGCCATGGAAGTATTGAAGCTTTGGCTGGGCTAGTGATGACTTCAGCACGCACAAACCTGGAGAAGGCTGAACAATatgagaagaagctgaagccattgCCAGGCCTCAAAGGAGTTAATGTTGAGAGCTTGGAGAAGACATCTGGTGCAAGGCATGTTGAAGGGCCCCAAGATATGAAGGTTGATGTTCCTGAGGAAGTGAAGAAGCAAAAGGCAAAGAAGAGGAAGCGGAAGCCTAGATACCCGAAAGGCTTTGATCCAGCAAACCCAGGGCCGCCACCAGATCCAGAGAGATGGCTACCAAGGAGAGAGCGATCCAGTTACCGTCCAAAGAGGAAGGATAAGAGGGCTCAGGTCAGAGGTGCTCAAGGAGCTGTGTCTAGGGAGACAGCAGCAACCAATGCCGGTGGTTCCTCAAAAGGAAGCCAAACCACCAGTTCATCCAAGACACCAGCGGCAAATACTGATCAGCCAAAAACTAGCAACAAATCCAGGAAGAAGAAGTCCAGGTCTTAG
- the LOC8062456 gene encoding mitogen-activated protein kinase kinase 9, with translation MACSVIPMMMPDEMFRRRVSAAPPHQLKMTASVPVAAPAPAPEELRLSDLDWIGDLGKGGFARVCKARHCRTGAVFALKLSFDPDPLVVELEAEVLRRAAGAPHVIDFHALLRGPGGKAAFVLEYMDAGSLGDLLRRRRRVGIPEAAVAEVAAHCVVALAQLHSRGVAHLDVKPDNLLANTRGEIKISDFNLSRILYGGSGERLQVPITGGTLMYLSPERFAPNARAGPHAAMAADVWSLGVTVLELFLGRLSLLPGVQKPSAEEVKQAICDGKPPSVPEDAEASAELRGFVAACVQKEPARRATVAQLLSHPFVVRRDM, from the coding sequence ATGGCTTGCTCGGTCATCCCGATGATGATGCCTGACGAGATGTTCCGCCGGCGGGTCAGTGCCGCTCCGCCGCACCAGCTGAAGATGACGGCCTCCGTGCCGGTGGCGGCTCCAGCGCCTGCGCCAGAGGAGCTGCGGCTGTCGGACCTCGACTGGATTGGCGACCTCGGCAAGGGCGGCTTCGCCAGGGTCTGCAAGGCACGCCACTGCCGCACCGGCGCGGTGTTCGCGCTCAAGCTGTCGTTCGACCCGGACCCGCTTGTCGTGGAGTTGGAGGCCGAGGTGCTCCGCCGCGCAGCTGGGGCGCCGCACGTCATCGACTTCCACGCTCTGCTCCGCGGGCCCGGCGGCAAGGCCGCGTTCGTGCTCGAGTACATGGACGCCGGGTCTCTCGGCGATCTCCTGCGGCGGCGCAGGCGGGTGGGAATCCCGGAGGCAGCCGTCGCCGAGGTGGCCGCGCACTGCGTCGTGGCGCTGGCCCAGCTCCACTCCCGCGGCGTCGCGCACCTTGACGTGAAGCCCGACAACCTCCTCGCCAACACCCGCGGGGAAATCAAGATCAGCGACTTCAACCTCTCCAGGATCCTCTACGGCGGCTCCGGCGAGCGCCTCCAGGTCCCCATCACCGGCGGCACCTTGATGTACTTGAGCCCCGAGCGGTTCGCGCCCAATGCCCGCGCCGGGCCGCACGCCGCCATGGCGGCCGATGTCTGGAGCCTCGGCGTCACCGTCCTGGAGCTCTTCTTGGGGCGACTATCCCTCTTGCCCGGAGTACAGAAGCCGTCTGCTGAGGAGGTGAAGCAGGCCATCTGCGACGGGAAGCCTCCGTCCGTGCCGGAGGATGCAGAGGCGTCGGCGGAGCTGCGTGGGTTCGTGGCGGCGTGCGTGCAGAAGGAACCGGCGCGGCGCGCCACGGTGGCACAGCTGCTCTCACACCCGTTCGTTGTGCGGCGCGACATGTag
- the LOC8062457 gene encoding uncharacterized protein LOC8062457 isoform X4 codes for MDFILNLPSSLAAAGFPFHWRRSVSRWRGSCGFAGNARPGSSARRSSIAGSCPPLSRTGSKRTASVEPKVSQSMFRGSQTASRRFIWSKHRTKFLTNYLMQQASDGKGKDALFKEDTLREVAGAVSQQFQRQCCAADVQRRLTALREKWRRVERIKSHGSASWDYATRTICIREEDYQQYALDHSKYSGLLNRPIQDYDELSFIFGDEYDPSAAEIRLERDQNTHSDDSKIPEDSMEQKIANEDIRYLVLKIGELIDAVKSLKPRDFADDLWKAVTACSYNERMSIAAFEYFLKNEIEGKIFLVRSPDLRKEWLAKFFSSLL; via the exons ATGGACTTCATTCTCAATCTCCCCTCctcgctcgccgccgccggttTCCCCTTCCACTGGCGACGCTCCG TCTCGCGCTGGCGCGGCAGTTGTGGGTTCGCCGGCAATGCACGGCCCGGGTCCTCAGCCAGGCGTAGCTCAATCGCCGGTTCATGTCCGCCGCTTTCCAGAACG GGCAGCAAGAGAACAGCTTCAGTGGAACCAAAAGTTTCTCAAAGCATGTTCAGAGGCAGCCAGACTGCTTCTAGGAGATTCATATGGAGCAAACACAGGACCAAGTTCCTCACCAATTACTTGATGCAGCAGGCTTCAGATGGCAAGGGAAAAGACGCACTGTTCAAGGAGGATACCCTGCGAGAAGTTGCAGGGGCTGTTTCTCAGCAGTTTCAACGTCAGTGCTGCGCTGCTGATGTTCAGAGGAGGTTGACAGCTCTGAGGGAGAAATGGAGAAGGGTAGAGAGGATTAAATCCCATGGATCTGCATCATGGGATTATGCTACTAGGACTATATGCAtacgagaagaagattaccaacAGTATGCCTTG GATCACTCGAAGTATTCAGGGTTGCTGAATAGGCCTATTCAGGATTATGATGAGCTTTCTTTCATCTTCGGTGATGAATATGATCCATCAGCAGCTGAAATTCGGTTGGAAAGGGATCAAAACACTCACTCTGATGATAGTAAGATACCTGAAGATTCCATGGAGCAGAAGATAGCTAATGAGGATATCCGCTACTTAGTTCTGAAGATTGGAGAGCTAATAGATGCTGTGAAAAGCTTGAAGCCCAGAGACTTTGCCGATGACTTGTGGAAGGCGGTTACAGCTTGCAGCTACAACGAAAGGATGTCAATCGCTGCATTCGAATATTTTCTGAAAAATGAGATCGAAGGCAAGATTTTCCTTGTGCGTAGCCCAGACCTTCGCAAGGAATGGTTGGCCAAGTTCTTTTCTAGCCTTCTGTAA
- the LOC8062457 gene encoding uncharacterized protein LOC8062457 isoform X3 has translation MDFILNLPSSLAAAGFPFHWRRSVSRWRGSCGFAGNARPGSSARRSSIAGSCPPLSRTQGSKRTASVEPKVSQSMFRGSQTASRRFIWSKHRTKFLTNYLMQQASDGKGKDALFKEDTLREVAGAVSQQFQRQCCAADVQRRLTALREKWRRVERIKSHGSASWDYATRTICIREEDYQQYALDHSKYSGLLNRPIQDYDELSFIFGDEYDPSAAEIRLERDQNTHSDDSKIPEDSMEQKIANEDIRYLVLKIGELIDAVKSLKPRDFADDLWKAVTACSYNERMSIAAFEYFLKNEIEGKIFLVRSPDLRKEWLAKFFSSLL, from the exons ATGGACTTCATTCTCAATCTCCCCTCctcgctcgccgccgccggttTCCCCTTCCACTGGCGACGCTCCG TCTCGCGCTGGCGCGGCAGTTGTGGGTTCGCCGGCAATGCACGGCCCGGGTCCTCAGCCAGGCGTAGCTCAATCGCCGGTTCATGTCCGCCGCTTTCCAGAACG CAGGGCAGCAAGAGAACAGCTTCAGTGGAACCAAAAGTTTCTCAAAGCATGTTCAGAGGCAGCCAGACTGCTTCTAGGAGATTCATATGGAGCAAACACAGGACCAAGTTCCTCACCAATTACTTGATGCAGCAGGCTTCAGATGGCAAGGGAAAAGACGCACTGTTCAAGGAGGATACCCTGCGAGAAGTTGCAGGGGCTGTTTCTCAGCAGTTTCAACGTCAGTGCTGCGCTGCTGATGTTCAGAGGAGGTTGACAGCTCTGAGGGAGAAATGGAGAAGGGTAGAGAGGATTAAATCCCATGGATCTGCATCATGGGATTATGCTACTAGGACTATATGCAtacgagaagaagattaccaacAGTATGCCTTG GATCACTCGAAGTATTCAGGGTTGCTGAATAGGCCTATTCAGGATTATGATGAGCTTTCTTTCATCTTCGGTGATGAATATGATCCATCAGCAGCTGAAATTCGGTTGGAAAGGGATCAAAACACTCACTCTGATGATAGTAAGATACCTGAAGATTCCATGGAGCAGAAGATAGCTAATGAGGATATCCGCTACTTAGTTCTGAAGATTGGAGAGCTAATAGATGCTGTGAAAAGCTTGAAGCCCAGAGACTTTGCCGATGACTTGTGGAAGGCGGTTACAGCTTGCAGCTACAACGAAAGGATGTCAATCGCTGCATTCGAATATTTTCTGAAAAATGAGATCGAAGGCAAGATTTTCCTTGTGCGTAGCCCAGACCTTCGCAAGGAATGGTTGGCCAAGTTCTTTTCTAGCCTTCTGTAA
- the LOC8062457 gene encoding uncharacterized protein LOC8062457 isoform X1 has product MDFILNLPSSLAAAGFPFHWRRSAVSRWRGSCGFAGNARPGSSARRSSIAGSCPPLSRTQGSKRTASVEPKVSQSMFRGSQTASRRFIWSKHRTKFLTNYLMQQASDGKGKDALFKEDTLREVAGAVSQQFQRQCCAADVQRRLTALREKWRRVERIKSHGSASWDYATRTICIREEDYQQYALDHSKYSGLLNRPIQDYDELSFIFGDEYDPSAAEIRLERDQNTHSDDSKIPEDSMEQKIANEDIRYLVLKIGELIDAVKSLKPRDFADDLWKAVTACSYNERMSIAAFEYFLKNEIEGKIFLVRSPDLRKEWLAKFFSSLL; this is encoded by the exons ATGGACTTCATTCTCAATCTCCCCTCctcgctcgccgccgccggttTCCCCTTCCACTGGCGACGCTCCG CAGTCTCGCGCTGGCGCGGCAGTTGTGGGTTCGCCGGCAATGCACGGCCCGGGTCCTCAGCCAGGCGTAGCTCAATCGCCGGTTCATGTCCGCCGCTTTCCAGAACG CAGGGCAGCAAGAGAACAGCTTCAGTGGAACCAAAAGTTTCTCAAAGCATGTTCAGAGGCAGCCAGACTGCTTCTAGGAGATTCATATGGAGCAAACACAGGACCAAGTTCCTCACCAATTACTTGATGCAGCAGGCTTCAGATGGCAAGGGAAAAGACGCACTGTTCAAGGAGGATACCCTGCGAGAAGTTGCAGGGGCTGTTTCTCAGCAGTTTCAACGTCAGTGCTGCGCTGCTGATGTTCAGAGGAGGTTGACAGCTCTGAGGGAGAAATGGAGAAGGGTAGAGAGGATTAAATCCCATGGATCTGCATCATGGGATTATGCTACTAGGACTATATGCAtacgagaagaagattaccaacAGTATGCCTTG GATCACTCGAAGTATTCAGGGTTGCTGAATAGGCCTATTCAGGATTATGATGAGCTTTCTTTCATCTTCGGTGATGAATATGATCCATCAGCAGCTGAAATTCGGTTGGAAAGGGATCAAAACACTCACTCTGATGATAGTAAGATACCTGAAGATTCCATGGAGCAGAAGATAGCTAATGAGGATATCCGCTACTTAGTTCTGAAGATTGGAGAGCTAATAGATGCTGTGAAAAGCTTGAAGCCCAGAGACTTTGCCGATGACTTGTGGAAGGCGGTTACAGCTTGCAGCTACAACGAAAGGATGTCAATCGCTGCATTCGAATATTTTCTGAAAAATGAGATCGAAGGCAAGATTTTCCTTGTGCGTAGCCCAGACCTTCGCAAGGAATGGTTGGCCAAGTTCTTTTCTAGCCTTCTGTAA
- the LOC8062457 gene encoding uncharacterized protein LOC8062457 isoform X2, whose protein sequence is MDFILNLPSSLAAAGFPFHWRRSAVSRWRGSCGFAGNARPGSSARRSSIAGSCPPLSRTGSKRTASVEPKVSQSMFRGSQTASRRFIWSKHRTKFLTNYLMQQASDGKGKDALFKEDTLREVAGAVSQQFQRQCCAADVQRRLTALREKWRRVERIKSHGSASWDYATRTICIREEDYQQYALDHSKYSGLLNRPIQDYDELSFIFGDEYDPSAAEIRLERDQNTHSDDSKIPEDSMEQKIANEDIRYLVLKIGELIDAVKSLKPRDFADDLWKAVTACSYNERMSIAAFEYFLKNEIEGKIFLVRSPDLRKEWLAKFFSSLL, encoded by the exons ATGGACTTCATTCTCAATCTCCCCTCctcgctcgccgccgccggttTCCCCTTCCACTGGCGACGCTCCG CAGTCTCGCGCTGGCGCGGCAGTTGTGGGTTCGCCGGCAATGCACGGCCCGGGTCCTCAGCCAGGCGTAGCTCAATCGCCGGTTCATGTCCGCCGCTTTCCAGAACG GGCAGCAAGAGAACAGCTTCAGTGGAACCAAAAGTTTCTCAAAGCATGTTCAGAGGCAGCCAGACTGCTTCTAGGAGATTCATATGGAGCAAACACAGGACCAAGTTCCTCACCAATTACTTGATGCAGCAGGCTTCAGATGGCAAGGGAAAAGACGCACTGTTCAAGGAGGATACCCTGCGAGAAGTTGCAGGGGCTGTTTCTCAGCAGTTTCAACGTCAGTGCTGCGCTGCTGATGTTCAGAGGAGGTTGACAGCTCTGAGGGAGAAATGGAGAAGGGTAGAGAGGATTAAATCCCATGGATCTGCATCATGGGATTATGCTACTAGGACTATATGCAtacgagaagaagattaccaacAGTATGCCTTG GATCACTCGAAGTATTCAGGGTTGCTGAATAGGCCTATTCAGGATTATGATGAGCTTTCTTTCATCTTCGGTGATGAATATGATCCATCAGCAGCTGAAATTCGGTTGGAAAGGGATCAAAACACTCACTCTGATGATAGTAAGATACCTGAAGATTCCATGGAGCAGAAGATAGCTAATGAGGATATCCGCTACTTAGTTCTGAAGATTGGAGAGCTAATAGATGCTGTGAAAAGCTTGAAGCCCAGAGACTTTGCCGATGACTTGTGGAAGGCGGTTACAGCTTGCAGCTACAACGAAAGGATGTCAATCGCTGCATTCGAATATTTTCTGAAAAATGAGATCGAAGGCAAGATTTTCCTTGTGCGTAGCCCAGACCTTCGCAAGGAATGGTTGGCCAAGTTCTTTTCTAGCCTTCTGTAA
- the LOC8078658 gene encoding DNA-directed RNA polymerase III subunit RPC4 isoform X3 has translation MDADGSSKRSRPVRRAVKKLKFKPKVPPQKPKKLSAQKPQQEDPKPIDQDLMKILRTHQVAAKSSLNKEDERPMQNTPSTPPSADVVNMSPTQFGLQKQNQLPLQIPRSFPVPVHSGMFYKEDSDDDDNDDGSDNVELHETQPNSIECEALTRPAEELDLLQQQGSKERMFLFQLPKSLPLPKRTSSTSIVERQGKPTGKEVKEGCNLQQLPQGYLGKMLVYKSGKIKMKLGDVMFDVSPGAETRMAQHVVAQNTRDKHCCLLGEIENRHVIVTPDMDSLLNDK, from the exons ATGGATGCGGATGGTAGCTCCAAGAGAAGTCGCCCAGTTCGTCGTGCTGTGAAG AAGCTCAAGTTCAAACCGAAGGTGCCTCCACAGAAGCCAAAGAAACTGAGTGCACAAAA GCCACAGCAAGAAGACCCTAAGCCAATTGATCAAGACTTGATGAAGATATTGAGG ACTCACCAAGTGGCTGCAAAAAGTTCACTAAATAAAGAAG ATGAGCGCCCAATGCAGAATACCCCCTCGACACCACCTTCTGCAGATGTTGTTAACATGTCACCAACACAATTCGGATTGCAGAAACAAAATCAATTG CCACTCCAAATTCCTAGATCCTTCCCTGTTCCTGTTCATTCAG GAATGTTTTACAAAGAAGATAgtgacgacgacgacaacgatGATGGTAGTGACAATGTTGAGTTGCATGAGACTCAGCCAAATTCAATTGAATGTGAAGCTTTAACACGTCCAGCAGAGGAGCTTGATTTGCTT CAGCAACAAGGTAGCAAAGAAAGAATGTTCCTCTTCCAGCTCCCAAAATCTCTTCCTTTGCCCAAAAGGACGTCCAGTACCAGTATAGTTGAAAGACAAGGAAAGCCCACTGGCAAGGAGGTGAAGGAAGGATGCAACCTGCAGCAGCTGCCTCAGGGTTATTTGGGCAAAATGCTGGTATACAAGAGCGGCAAGATCAAAATGAAGTTAGGAGATGTCATGTTTGAT GTGAGCCCAGGAGCAGAAACTAGGATGGCACAACATGTAGTAGCTCAGAACACTCGAGACAAACATTGTTGCTTACTTGGAGAGATTGAGAATCGGCATGTTATTGTGACTCCCGATATGGATTCTTTGTTGAACGACAAGTAG
- the LOC8078658 gene encoding DNA-directed RNA polymerase III subunit RPC4 isoform X1, whose protein sequence is MDADGSSKRSRPVRRAVKKLKFKPKVPPQKPKKLSAQNTFFCFRPQQEDPKPIDQDLMKILRTHQVAAKSSLNKEDERPMQNTPSTPPSADVVNMSPTQFGLQKQNQLPLQIPRSFPVPVHSGMFYKEDSDDDDNDDGSDNVELHETQPNSIECEALTRPAEELDLLQQQGSKERMFLFQLPKSLPLPKRTSSTSIVERQGKPTGKEVKEGCNLQQLPQGYLGKMLVYKSGKIKMKLGDVMFDVSPGAETRMAQHVVAQNTRDKHCCLLGEIENRHVIVTPDMDSLLNDK, encoded by the exons ATGGATGCGGATGGTAGCTCCAAGAGAAGTCGCCCAGTTCGTCGTGCTGTGAAG AAGCTCAAGTTCAAACCGAAGGTGCCTCCACAGAAGCCAAAGAAACTGAGTGCACAAAA CACATTTTTCTGTTTCAGGCCACAGCAAGAAGACCCTAAGCCAATTGATCAAGACTTGATGAAGATATTGAGG ACTCACCAAGTGGCTGCAAAAAGTTCACTAAATAAAGAAG ATGAGCGCCCAATGCAGAATACCCCCTCGACACCACCTTCTGCAGATGTTGTTAACATGTCACCAACACAATTCGGATTGCAGAAACAAAATCAATTG CCACTCCAAATTCCTAGATCCTTCCCTGTTCCTGTTCATTCAG GAATGTTTTACAAAGAAGATAgtgacgacgacgacaacgatGATGGTAGTGACAATGTTGAGTTGCATGAGACTCAGCCAAATTCAATTGAATGTGAAGCTTTAACACGTCCAGCAGAGGAGCTTGATTTGCTT CAGCAACAAGGTAGCAAAGAAAGAATGTTCCTCTTCCAGCTCCCAAAATCTCTTCCTTTGCCCAAAAGGACGTCCAGTACCAGTATAGTTGAAAGACAAGGAAAGCCCACTGGCAAGGAGGTGAAGGAAGGATGCAACCTGCAGCAGCTGCCTCAGGGTTATTTGGGCAAAATGCTGGTATACAAGAGCGGCAAGATCAAAATGAAGTTAGGAGATGTCATGTTTGAT GTGAGCCCAGGAGCAGAAACTAGGATGGCACAACATGTAGTAGCTCAGAACACTCGAGACAAACATTGTTGCTTACTTGGAGAGATTGAGAATCGGCATGTTATTGTGACTCCCGATATGGATTCTTTGTTGAACGACAAGTAG
- the LOC8078658 gene encoding DNA-directed RNA polymerase III subunit RPC4 isoform X4 gives MDADGSSKRSRPVRRAVKKLKFKPKVPPQKPKKLSAQKPQQEDPKPIDQDLMKILRTHQVAAKSSLNKEDERPMQNTPSTPPSADVVNMSPTQFGLQKQNQLPLQIPRSFPVPVHSGMFYKEDSDDDDNDDGSDNVELHETQPNSIECEALTRPAEELDLLQQGSKERMFLFQLPKSLPLPKRTSSTSIVERQGKPTGKEVKEGCNLQQLPQGYLGKMLVYKSGKIKMKLGDVMFDVSPGAETRMAQHVVAQNTRDKHCCLLGEIENRHVIVTPDMDSLLNDK, from the exons ATGGATGCGGATGGTAGCTCCAAGAGAAGTCGCCCAGTTCGTCGTGCTGTGAAG AAGCTCAAGTTCAAACCGAAGGTGCCTCCACAGAAGCCAAAGAAACTGAGTGCACAAAA GCCACAGCAAGAAGACCCTAAGCCAATTGATCAAGACTTGATGAAGATATTGAGG ACTCACCAAGTGGCTGCAAAAAGTTCACTAAATAAAGAAG ATGAGCGCCCAATGCAGAATACCCCCTCGACACCACCTTCTGCAGATGTTGTTAACATGTCACCAACACAATTCGGATTGCAGAAACAAAATCAATTG CCACTCCAAATTCCTAGATCCTTCCCTGTTCCTGTTCATTCAG GAATGTTTTACAAAGAAGATAgtgacgacgacgacaacgatGATGGTAGTGACAATGTTGAGTTGCATGAGACTCAGCCAAATTCAATTGAATGTGAAGCTTTAACACGTCCAGCAGAGGAGCTTGATTTGCTT CAACAAGGTAGCAAAGAAAGAATGTTCCTCTTCCAGCTCCCAAAATCTCTTCCTTTGCCCAAAAGGACGTCCAGTACCAGTATAGTTGAAAGACAAGGAAAGCCCACTGGCAAGGAGGTGAAGGAAGGATGCAACCTGCAGCAGCTGCCTCAGGGTTATTTGGGCAAAATGCTGGTATACAAGAGCGGCAAGATCAAAATGAAGTTAGGAGATGTCATGTTTGAT GTGAGCCCAGGAGCAGAAACTAGGATGGCACAACATGTAGTAGCTCAGAACACTCGAGACAAACATTGTTGCTTACTTGGAGAGATTGAGAATCGGCATGTTATTGTGACTCCCGATATGGATTCTTTGTTGAACGACAAGTAG
- the LOC8078658 gene encoding DNA-directed RNA polymerase III subunit RPC4 isoform X2, which yields MDADGSSKRSRPVRRAVKKLKFKPKVPPQKPKKLSAQNTFFCFRPQQEDPKPIDQDLMKILRTHQVAAKSSLNKEDERPMQNTPSTPPSADVVNMSPTQFGLQKQNQLPLQIPRSFPVPVHSGMFYKEDSDDDDNDDGSDNVELHETQPNSIECEALTRPAEELDLLQQGSKERMFLFQLPKSLPLPKRTSSTSIVERQGKPTGKEVKEGCNLQQLPQGYLGKMLVYKSGKIKMKLGDVMFDVSPGAETRMAQHVVAQNTRDKHCCLLGEIENRHVIVTPDMDSLLNDK from the exons ATGGATGCGGATGGTAGCTCCAAGAGAAGTCGCCCAGTTCGTCGTGCTGTGAAG AAGCTCAAGTTCAAACCGAAGGTGCCTCCACAGAAGCCAAAGAAACTGAGTGCACAAAA CACATTTTTCTGTTTCAGGCCACAGCAAGAAGACCCTAAGCCAATTGATCAAGACTTGATGAAGATATTGAGG ACTCACCAAGTGGCTGCAAAAAGTTCACTAAATAAAGAAG ATGAGCGCCCAATGCAGAATACCCCCTCGACACCACCTTCTGCAGATGTTGTTAACATGTCACCAACACAATTCGGATTGCAGAAACAAAATCAATTG CCACTCCAAATTCCTAGATCCTTCCCTGTTCCTGTTCATTCAG GAATGTTTTACAAAGAAGATAgtgacgacgacgacaacgatGATGGTAGTGACAATGTTGAGTTGCATGAGACTCAGCCAAATTCAATTGAATGTGAAGCTTTAACACGTCCAGCAGAGGAGCTTGATTTGCTT CAACAAGGTAGCAAAGAAAGAATGTTCCTCTTCCAGCTCCCAAAATCTCTTCCTTTGCCCAAAAGGACGTCCAGTACCAGTATAGTTGAAAGACAAGGAAAGCCCACTGGCAAGGAGGTGAAGGAAGGATGCAACCTGCAGCAGCTGCCTCAGGGTTATTTGGGCAAAATGCTGGTATACAAGAGCGGCAAGATCAAAATGAAGTTAGGAGATGTCATGTTTGAT GTGAGCCCAGGAGCAGAAACTAGGATGGCACAACATGTAGTAGCTCAGAACACTCGAGACAAACATTGTTGCTTACTTGGAGAGATTGAGAATCGGCATGTTATTGTGACTCCCGATATGGATTCTTTGTTGAACGACAAGTAG